From a single Silene latifolia isolate original U9 population chromosome 6, ASM4854445v1, whole genome shotgun sequence genomic region:
- the LOC141587656 gene encoding uncharacterized protein LOC141587656, producing MHSKRCNNKNKNKNLNSIELLELECLEHGGLIGCLLTLREADTFRKTRDIFNSSERYVLHGSCNSLILISLGFYDGGGMRICNPSIRKSLLLPHCPLFQQNDYNNTYVLGFESQSNDFKVIAISFLSIRGVPLPEMRLAVFTLNDQQWIVRDRDDGLSPNHLYGPYYFFDGGAHWLGWAPCNDSISNQDNKPTHLISLDFDTESFTFVELALALDEDIITLRFLFLHGESLAYFCISCERLKVWVLKQESRKREWTLWFSGPSALGFDVFYYEGSRTKRVLYCDGDGDGDSGYLIYAKISYNIATGQVEPLQKTMNPYRTLEPYGESLVFYYESLVLCKGYGVEDTTTSPIRWGK from the coding sequence ATGCATTCCAAACGgtgcaacaacaaaaacaaaaacaaaaacttaAATTCGATTGAATTATTAGAGCTCGAGTGTTTAGAACATGGTGGATTAATTGGATGTTTGCTGACACTTCGTGAGGCTGACACTTTCCGTAAAACTCGTGATATTTTCAATAGTTCTGAACGCTACGTTCTTCATGGAAGTTGTAATTCTTTGATTTTAATAAGCCTCGGTTTCTATGATGGCGGAGGAATGAGAATATGTAATCCTAGTATTAGAAAATCACTGCTACTTCCGCATTGCCCTCTTTTTCAACAGAACGACTACAACAATACCTATGTACTTGGATTTGAGTCTCAGagtaatgactttaaagtcattgcaATCTCATTTTTGAGTATTCGAGGTGTACCGCTTCCAGAGATGCGTCTTGCAGTTTTCACACTAAATGATCAACAATGGATTGTCAGGGATCGTGATGACGGTTTGTCTCCTAATCATTTGTACGGGCCTTATTATTTCTTTGATGGCGGAGCTCATTGGCTTGGATGGGCTCCATGCAACGATAGTATTAGTAATCAAGATAATAAACCAACTCATCTTATTTCTCTTGATTTTGATACGGAAAGTTTCACCTTTGTGGAACTGGCACTTGCGTTGGATGAAGATATAATAACTTTAAGGTTTCTATTTCTTCATGGGGAGTCATTAGCGTATTTTTGCATTTCCTGTGAACGTCTCAAAGTATGGGTGTTGAAACAGGAGAGCCGAAAGAGGGAGTGGACTTTATGGTTTTCAGGTCCGAGTGCTTTAGGTTTTGATGTGTTCTACTATGAAGGATCAAGAACAAAAAGGGTGTTATATTGTGATGGTGATGGCGATGGTGATAGTGGTTATCTTATTTATGCGAAGATCTCCTATAATATTGCTACGGGCCAAGTGGAGCCGCTTCAAAAGACTATGAATCCTTACAGAACATTGGAACCGTATGGAGAGAGCTTGGTGTTTTATTATGAAAGCTTGGTGTTGTGCAAAGGATATGGAGTTGAGGATACGACGACTTCACCAATTCGCTGGGGTAAATAA
- the LOC141587657 gene encoding F-box/kelch-repeat protein At3g23880-like, with product MEKTKKTITLLKSSAKYIPPELLTLIFAPLPVKTLVRFRCVCKYWCSIIDHPDFVSMHHKLCKSNIDSKKLLAFERLGLHGDEGCLLTVRQSNRLGKSAQIFKSSKDYSLFGKCNGLFLMYYSSYQLRLWNPSIRKSLAIPSCPLSYNWSHHVVYLFGYANDSKDYKIIAISFEKDESSTKKPVRNTWVAVYTLNDKKWRLRNNHDLNISCWYFTRMFPDNSYQTTASNALIFQGAAYWIGNDPNNPDIDSYYESTHLISLDFDLEKFTYLELPFDLEKKSGFMLRLGESLAVFNPLDVTAPLWVMEQENKTGAWSRWFSGPLSWDYCEFLDEPTETPVFYYEHFRKLGRQMSSYSDLDTYLESLVLCKGYGAEDLTSFP from the coding sequence ATGGAGAAAACCAAGAAGACGATAACATTGCTGAAATCTTCAGCAAAGTACATCCCACCTGAATTATTAACTCTAATATTTGCACCGTTGCCGGTGAAAACACTGGTTAGATTCAGGTGTGTTTGTAAATATTGGTGCTCTATCATTGATCACCCTGATTTCGTTTCCATGCATCATAAACTCTGCAAAAGTAATATTGACAGCAAAAAATTATTAGCTTTTGAGAGGTTGGGACTCCATGGTGACGAAGGATGCTTACTGACAGTTCGTCAGAGTAACAGACTTGGAAAAtctgctcaaattttcaaaagtAGTAAAGATTATTCTCTTTTCGGAAAGTGTAATGGGCTGTTTTTAATGTATTATTCCTCGTACCAATTGAGACTATGGAACCCTAGTATTAGAAAATCATTGGCGATTCCCTCTTGTCCGCTTTCTTATAATTGGTCCCACCATGTTGTGTATCTATTTGGATACGCGAATGATAGTAAGGATTACAAAATCATTGCCATATCATTCGAAAAAGATGAATCAAGCACGAAGAAGCCAGTTAGAAATACGTGGGTTGCAGTTTATACACTTAATGATAAAAAATGGAGGCTGAGAAATAATCATGACCTGAATATAAGTTGTTGGTACTTCACTCGTATGTTTCCGGATAATTCTTATCAAACAACGGCATCAAATGCATTGATCTTTCAAGGGGCAGCATACTGGATTGGAAATGACCCAAATAACCCTGATATTGATAGCTACTATGAATCAACTCATCTCATTTCTCTTGACTTTGATTTGGAAAAATTCACCTATTTGGAACTCCCATTTGATTTGGAGAAAAAATCGGGATTTATGCTTCGTCTTGGGGAGTCACTTGCGGTTTTTAATCCTCTTGATGTAACTGCGCCCTTATGGGTGATGGAGCAAGAGAACAAAACGGGGGCGTGGAGTCGATGGTTTTCTGGACCTTTAAGTTGGGATTATTGTGAATTCTTGGACGAACCCACGGAGACACCAGTGTTTTATTATGAACACTTTCGGAAGCTTGGTAGACAAATGAGCAGTTACTCTGATTTGGACACGTATTTAGAGAGCTTGGTGTTGTGCAAAGGATACGGGGCTGAGGATTTGACATCTTTCCCATGA